The DNA sequence AAAAAGGAAATGCCTTGTCCGTATCGATGTTTGTCAACCTTGTAGAACCAGGAGGAGGGGCTATGAAAGTGTTGTCATCCTTAACAATCGCCCTTTTGCTTTCGATTTCTTTCTGGATAATTCATTCTCCATCCATAGCGCAGCTCGTGGAGCAGGAGGAGATTCTTGCCATCAGCTATACGGAATCTTCTTCAGGCCTCTCCTATCCGGAATGGGAGGAGGGAAGAACCGAGCTTGAGATGGAGGATCTGGATGGAGATGGGAAGGTGGACATCGTCTCCATCGGCGACCACGGTAATCCTTTAATCAACAGTGAGGAGCAGGGAATCATGGTCTGGTTTGGCGATGGCAGGGGGAGCTGGAGCAACTACATGATGGGTGACCTCGGCTATGGTGGCATTGCTCTGGGGGATGTCAACAACGATGGGAAGATGGATGTTGGATATGGCATGCATCATGATTACAGCGGTAATGATCTTGGGGATCAAATCTTCGAAGTGGCCCTGGGTGATGGAACGGGAAGGAACTGGACTCCCTGGGATGATGGTCTGGCAACCAATGGCGAGACGTGGGGAATGTTCAACACAGATTTTGCGGATATTGATAATGATGGTGACCTTGATGTGGGTTCGGTCTCCTTCGGATGCTGCAATGGAGTCCATGTCTATATCAATCGCCAAAACGGGACATGGGTACAAAGCTTTGGGCCTGGAGGCGGCAATTCAAGCATGCAGTTTTATTTCGGGGACGTGAATGGAGATGGCAATGCCGATATTGCCACTTCCGAGGAATATGGTACTGTCTATCTTGGGAATGGCTATGGAGGCTTTGCGCTTGCCGATGGAAATCTTCCACCTCTCCCTGCCTCTGAAGTAAGAGGAGGGGCTCATATCGGCGATGTGAATAATGATGGATGCCAGGACCTGTCCTATGTTAATTCTCAGGGAGGCATTGAAGTCTGGAGATGGAATGGGGCCAATACCTGGGTAGATGCGAGCGGCACTTTGCCTGATACGGGGACTTATGATGCCACTCAGCTCTATGACATGAACGTTGATGGCAATATGGACCTGGCAGCCTTTGCGACAGGCAAAGTGACGGTCTGGGGAGGGAATGGTTCAGGGGGCTGGTCACTCCTCACGGAATTCACCATACCCAGGAGCGGGACTCATTCTGCTTTCAGAGCAGGTGCCGATGCAGACCACAACGGTTTTCCCGATATCGCCCTTGTTGATAAGGAGCCGATCTCGCTCTTCAATTACCAGAATTACCTTCGTTTCTACAAAGAAGCTTCAAGTCCTTCCTCCCTTTCCATCAAATCTATCTCTCCCCGCGGTAAAGAGAGATTCATCAAGGATTCCGTGCGCTTCATCGATTGGGTTTCCTCAGTTCCTTCCGGACAGAGCTTTGGCACGGTCAAGCTTGAGCTTTCCACGGATGGCTCATCAGGGCCGTGGACCATCATCGCCGACAATCTTCCAAACAATGGACGGTATCAGTGGACGGTGGCTTCCGATAAGTACTCCACGAACTCCTTCATACGATACACGGTGACGAATAGCAACGGAACATCAAGCAGTGTCACTCCAGTTGCCTTTGGAATCGTACCAGAAGAGCTGATCCGGGTTACCTTTCCGAACAAAGAGACAATTCAGTGGGAGGACTATAGCCCCACCTGTGGCGGAGGAAATAGTAATTACAATCTCTATCGAAGTGACTGGAATCACTTCCTCCAATCAGGGGAGTACACCCAGGACCCGGGAGTGGTTCCCAATGCGGCTCGATTCTGTGATATTCCAGGTCCTTCGCTCACCGACTCCTTTGTTCCCCCTCCAGCGGAATTGGTCTTTTATCTTGTCAGCGGTAACAGGGGAGGTACGGAAGGCTCTCTTGGAAGAGATTCCAGCGGAGCGGAACGACCGAATGCGCACCCCTGCCCTTAGCTTTCCCTCTTTCCTTACTCTTTGAGAAAACTTTTTGCATGATATAAAATCAACTTTCCATCATATCTTTATGGCGGATGGTAGGGATTTTTAAAATTGAAAGCTGGCGAAGAGTACAAAAAGATGAACAATAGGGCAGACAGAACAAACCGATTGCCATTTGGTGATCGCCAGGAGTTTCTTTCTGTTATTTCAGAGCTCTTCTCTGAGGCAGGGAAGGGAAGCATCGTCCTGGTGTCTGGAATCAGCATGAAGCCCATTCTTCTCGATGGTGAATCCCTGCTCATCAATCATGAACAAAAAGATTTGAGAATAGGCGATATCGGCGTTTTTAACAGAAATGGGATGCTGATGGTCCATCGCGTTCTGTTCAGAAAGAGATCCAATGATGGCCTCATTTATAGGACTAAAGGGGATTGGATGCTCTACGTTGATCCATCCCTGAAATCAGACTGCGTGGTTGGCAAAGTTTCCGCCTTCACGCGAAAAAACAGATCTTACAGACTTGACATGATGGGTTCTCGAATCTATGCCATCATCATGGTCCTCTATTCCTTCTCCATCGCCATTGATGGAAAAGCAGGCAACCTCCTCGATCAATTTGTAAATCTTCTGAGGGGTTTATCAAAGGGGGAAGAGAAAAAAGAGATTCGTTTCTTCAGGAATATGATCAACAGGACCGATCGATTCTTGCAATTGATCTTTCATGGAATCTTCTTTCGCCTGTTTCATAGAGCGAGTAATCAAGATCTGCGCACTTTCATTGGCACCACATGATTTCAAGATTATTAACAGTACTAAAAGATTATCAAGCTAAACCTTCAACCCCAAATTATTCAAAAGCAGCATCGACTGGTCCTGTCCTCGGCAGCGCTCCATCCGTCCTCGCTCCACCCATCCCCCGGTGGGCCCCTTCCGCTGCGGGCGGATGGTTGCGCTTAGCCTCGGCCACCCGCGATGCAAGATCTTAAAAAGTTTTAAAAAGGTTTGATAAATACAGTTAAGGAGAGAATTCTATGGTTTTGATTGATTTCAGTATCTACCCAATTGGAAAGGGCGAATCGTTGAGCAGATATGTTTCGAGAGCGGTTGATATCATTGCAAGGAGCAAGCTGTCCTACAAGGTCGGTCCTATGGGAACGACGATTGAGGGAGCTTGGGATGACCTATTTGGTGTGGTGAAAAAGTGCTTCAATGAGATGAAGAAGGATTGCCATCGGATAGACTTCCATATCAAGGGAGATTACAGGAAGGGAAGGAGAGGGGCCATTCAAACGAAAGTTCAATCCGTTGAGAAGAGGCTTCGTCAGCCCATCAAAAAATAAAAAGCTTGCCTCACAGACTCGATTGGTCGCTCAAACATGCGCGCTCTTTCCAACTGCAGCTCTTAAGATTCCAGAGATTTATGAATGCTGTAAGCGTGTGAAGTTGAGCAGGCCGCCGGCCATAATGA is a window from the Acidobacteriota bacterium genome containing:
- a CDS encoding VCBS repeat-containing protein, translated to MKVLSSLTIALLLSISFWIIHSPSIAQLVEQEEILAISYTESSSGLSYPEWEEGRTELEMEDLDGDGKVDIVSIGDHGNPLINSEEQGIMVWFGDGRGSWSNYMMGDLGYGGIALGDVNNDGKMDVGYGMHHDYSGNDLGDQIFEVALGDGTGRNWTPWDDGLATNGETWGMFNTDFADIDNDGDLDVGSVSFGCCNGVHVYINRQNGTWVQSFGPGGGNSSMQFYFGDVNGDGNADIATSEEYGTVYLGNGYGGFALADGNLPPLPASEVRGGAHIGDVNNDGCQDLSYVNSQGGIEVWRWNGANTWVDASGTLPDTGTYDATQLYDMNVDGNMDLAAFATGKVTVWGGNGSGGWSLLTEFTIPRSGTHSAFRAGADADHNGFPDIALVDKEPISLFNYQNYLRFYKEASSPSSLSIKSISPRGKERFIKDSVRFIDWVSSVPSGQSFGTVKLELSTDGSSGPWTIIADNLPNNGRYQWTVASDKYSTNSFIRYTVTNSNGTSSSVTPVAFGIVPEELIRVTFPNKETIQWEDYSPTCGGGNSNYNLYRSDWNHFLQSGEYTQDPGVVPNAARFCDIPGPSLTDSFVPPPAELVFYLVSGNRGGTEGSLGRDSSGAERPNAHPCP
- a CDS encoding S24/S26 family peptidase; amino-acid sequence: MNNRADRTNRLPFGDRQEFLSVISELFSEAGKGSIVLVSGISMKPILLDGESLLINHEQKDLRIGDIGVFNRNGMLMVHRVLFRKRSNDGLIYRTKGDWMLYVDPSLKSDCVVGKVSAFTRKNRSYRLDMMGSRIYAIIMVLYSFSIAIDGKAGNLLDQFVNLLRGLSKGEEKKEIRFFRNMINRTDRFLQLIFHGIFFRLFHRASNQDLRTFIGTT
- a CDS encoding MTH1187 family thiamine-binding protein, which produces MVLIDFSIYPIGKGESLSRYVSRAVDIIARSKLSYKVGPMGTTIEGAWDDLFGVVKKCFNEMKKDCHRIDFHIKGDYRKGRRGAIQTKVQSVEKRLRQPIKK